GTGGTGTTGGGTTTCCCTTGCAACCAGTTCGGCTATCAAGTAAGTGGCACACAGAAGCTTTTGTCTTCATACACTGCAGTCATAAATCTTGCCATGCAGATGCTATGGATGAAAACTGAATTTCCACTCAGAATGTTATATCTTGTGTTTAAGAGAgcagggattttaaaatatatatcttgTTTGAGGTCTAAACTGTTATTCATCTTTCAGCATAATTATTTTAACACAGCAAAGCTGTTTAAAGTAATTAAAAGAATCAGTTACTCCCGCTCTATAGTTAACGCCTGTACTGCTGCCCCTTCCTACCGCCTGTttcttctctctgtttctctctggcTTATCTATgctccctgccctcccctccccttctctctggtATGTGGATTTTTCCCCCTGTCTCTACTACTTTCCAACCCACCCTACCCAGTTTCACTCTTAATTTTCTCCCATTACCCCAGTTTGCCCTATAGTTGCCTTACTTTCTTCCCACAACTTCCGCCCTGTGCGTTTCATACTGCCCTTCTAGACCTGCCACCTTTATCTTCCAACCAAGATGTCATTTCAGCTGCAATACCTGCATTAATACAATCCCTATAGGGGCTAAAGAGAGGAAACACACGGCTAGAGATGAGTAAGGGGGAAGTGTGAACACTGGTGCCAGCATCACAAATATTTGCTGGTATTATGCAGCCACAGGAAGAACTGTACTGTAGGCAACAGCAGGGCCAGCTTTTCAGTTATTCTTATCTGATTGTCAGGGCATGTCAGCATTCCTGTGAATGCAGCAATCCGACTGCCCACAATGCTATTACCTGGAGGCTCATTGCCAAAGGGGATTAACCTTCCCAGAACTCTGCTGAATGTCCCTTCTGTGACCTTGCTGCTACATACTACAGGTTCCCTACAAAACTTAAAATTAAACGATGCATGTCAAAAGTTAATAACTTATTTTGAACGAATGCAAATACAATTCTATTACCCATACTGAAAACTGGATTTACTGttcctttctccatttttttaaaaatcatcagCAATTTGTTTTAAGCATCTTTGATCACTATCTCATCTTTTTGCACagaaaaatacatgtgcatacaTTGGACACATGAACAGGCACAAAAAGGGTTGcattagcacaaatttgaaacttgtgagcagtagcgccaatcgTTAAGGCTTCAACCTTGGCTACTGTCCATCTGCACAACTTTTGCATACATTCATAATTCATTCATCTTAAAATTAATTTATCTAAAGCGGAGAGTATATTTCTCATTTACTTCCCTCATGCTTGGATCTGAAATATGCTCTGCATTTTAGATAAAATGTTTTGAAgctgattgaattatgaatgtatgcAAAGGATGTATGGATGGACAGAAGTCAGGGCTGAAGCCATGACGATTGTCAAGACTGCTCACATGTTTCAAACCTGGGCTAAGTCAACCCCTTTGTTGTCCCCTTTTTGCATCGTTTTAAGCACTTTTTTAAGACAATGCTTCCAGATGTCTTGGTTTTGCAGGCAGATGCTCCGTAAATTAGACTCTTGCTAGGTGTTGTTTGCATGGTAAAGTTATGGAAGAACAGTAGTAATGTTAGCATACACTCAGAGTACTAAACATGTATGCAGTGGAAAAGAGGAGAAAGAGTGGGCACGAGAGACACATTCAAATACCTTAGAAGTATAAATAATGTAAGAGGCAAGCAagtttcaatggaaagaaagttctagaatAAAGGGCCACAATAAGAATGCTGAGGGGAAACTGGGATCTGTGAAAGGAAGAACATGGTGTcaaaggttaaaaaaacaaagcCTGCGATAAGTGCAGGGAATTCTTAGCAGATATTTAAGTTTATGAAGTTAGTTTGTTCTGAATAACTTAAGCAGTAAGGGGACAGAAAAAGTGAAACACAATAGCATGCATAGTTTACTACAAAATAGACTTTAATGGAGCACACAATACCTACTCCAAAACCAACTTTGTGGCTTTCAATCTGCAGGAAAACTGTGTGAATGAAGAGATACTGAATTCACTGAAATATGTtcgcccaggccaaggctttcaACCCAACTTTACCATATTTCAAAAGTGTGATGTCAACGGGAAAGACACGCATCCAGTGTTTGCTTACTTGAAGGAGAAGCTCCCCGCCCCGGACGACGACCCTTTCTCCCTTATTACAGATCCCAAGTTTATTATTTGGAGCCCGGTGCGTCGATCCGacatttcctggaactttgagaAGTTCCTTATTGGGCCAGAAGGAGAGCCATTCAAACGCTACAGCAGGAACTTCCAGACAATTAACATCGAACCTGACATCCAGCGACTCCTAAAACTTGTCAAATAAAATCAAACTAATGTGTGCTTGTCTATGATAACAACCGTCAAGTGCTGTCTGCAATCCCAATTATTACTGAGGGAGTGTATTGTCATGAATTTGCGCACCCAATATAATGTAATGTCTATACTTGAGCAAAAAAACTCAACTCTTCCTTAGTATAGATAGCACAGAGGTACTTTACCGCAGTAGTTCTCAAACTGGTAGGGGCACGGGATAAATCCTGGGGGTCTCTGAGATGTTTGGTTTTACCATTTTGGGGGAGCAAGGGCTAAAAGTAttagagaaggaaaaaagaaggggaagagagagtgcAATCCAAACAGTTTGAGAAATACTGCTCTGTTGCTTGCCTTATATAATATTAATTTAACAAGGAGAAAAAGCAGGAGCCATATCAGCCAACCAGGTAATCTAATTGTTAAAATGCCCCCTACTGTTTTAGCATAATGGTTTCCGCATGGAACCAAATCAGGAAACATCCTGGGACAGGAGTTCAAATTTGCCCACTCATACTTCCGTTTGACCTTGTTCAAGCCACTTTATAACCCAGTGTCTTAGTTTACTCGGCTGGGATGAATTAATAATAATAGCATTGTTCTCTTTCCACTTTCCAGTTCGAGTGCTTTTAGCTCATCCGGATGCCGGAAATGCACTGCCTGGAAAGAACCAGCATGCATGCACTGTCTTCTTCCCCCTGCAGAAACGTTTCACAACGCCTTGACATGTGGCAGAACAGTTGATCCAGATTTTAGAGCTTTACTAGATGAGGGTGCCCTTCTAACTATTGCAGGAAGGATGCTGGAAGGTTGTAAAGTGGCTAAATGTCTGGTTTGTACTGTTAGCTACATTTTGGGCTTTGTCAGTCAAATAAATACTCTATATTGACTCTCAGTTGTCTCTGCATCTCCTTTCTTTgccgttgcagtaatcaagttccCTCTCTTCCATTTTGATGTATGTGGACAATTTGTTTACAAAACAATACTTTGCTTCAAAGATTATAGTTCCTGATAAACATCACCCTTGGCTGCTAGGGATACagttgatagagatgtgaatcggaactgatatcggatctgattctggttccgattcacatctctaacagttGATGACATATCCGTAGCTGTAGAGCCACCACCAGATGATGGTTTTTTTCTGCCTGTGGAGCCTCTGTCTCCAGTCTCAGGAGTCAGCTGCCCgggtgctgctgctgtcactactCACACCATCACATCACCGCTTTCTCCCCTCTAGGGTGAAACCTTGCAGTGCTGCACAAGATGACAGCGCATTTTCCACTCAGGGATACTGGGACCTGAGCTTGGGCCTCTGGCTTCAAACCGATGACTAATGCAGGTCCAAAGCTGACCTATCAGTAGACTACACTTTTTACTTTAGCCTGGATACTTGTCTCTCTCCCTTTATTAATTCATCCTGTCACTTCTTGATGAATCATATCAGGGCTCCACGCAGCCTAGGAAGTCTTTACAGAACAGCACTGAAAATTGACACcataaggcctgatttttaatcccctgtGTGCGGCgaaaacgggggttatgcacgcggccgggccttgtgcatgcGGCGTGCACTTTAGACGAGGCCTGGCCGCACGCTTAACCCccgttacgtgcacaagagccaggcctcttccaaggggtggtcccgggggcagggaggggcgggtcGGGGGCGAGCCGGGAGAGCGCCATTCATCGCTGTCCCGGACCCTCGTGCGCCGGCATCGCTGTCCCGGGCCTTGTGCGCAGGTTGGGTCCTGAAGTAAgtattgaaacaaaataaaaaaaaaaagaattggtaggctttaggggttggggagtagaggggaaggggaaaggcggTTAGGGTAGGgaggagggaattggggaaaggCGCGATGTGTCACCGTGcgaatttgcagaattttacccccccttgtgcgcgctacgcacacatgcgcacacggattataaaatccggcacgcatgtgcgcgtggcccgctaattttataacatgcgcatgccggcaTGTCCATATATGTGCGCCGggaagcacgcacacatggacgtgtgcgCACACCTTACAAAATCTACCTGATATTGTACAGAAGTAACTACAGATGAGCAGAACCACAACAATTAAGGAAACAGCACTGCCCCAGGATCTTATAGTCTGATATAAAAAAATGACAGGAAATACCAAAACATATTCCTGTAGtattggtttttggtttttttttttaatggtgtaaACATGACATTTGGGATTATTCTACTCCTAAGATAAAATTactgcatacttttgaatttttcaGAATAAAGATCACAGCAATTTGCGTGAGGCAGcactggtcctggagtgccataaataggtctggttttcaggatgctcataatgaatatgaataatatatatctgcatacaagagaggcagtgcatgtaaatatagctcatgcatattcattatgaaaagCAGACAAGTTTGTGGCACTCCACGACCAGAGCTACCTGTTCTAGGACCAGGTTCACTCCTGTAACCAGTGCTTGAGAGGTTTCCAGTCTATCCTATATAAAAATTCCCAATGTTTGTCCTTATGTGAAACAAGCTCATGTAGATGGCATCCAGCTACAGTGCTGCTATGGGGGCCCTGACCATCCCACCTCCTGATGCAACAGCTTGAGGCCACAGAAAACTGGTGGCAGaagcattctctctctcagtgaGACCATATAGTCTGAAGAAAGCTGCTGGCAGGACCATTCCATCTCTCCGTGTAGTTATGGATGCCAAAGAAAGTTGTTGCCCAGACCTTCCCACTTCCCAGTGCAGCAGGAGTGAGACTGAATAGAGGAGAGCGCGGGGCAGgggtagtgagagagagagaggaaagtgaatgagggaagaaaaaggaatggatgggaagaaagaagagaataagGGGGGAATGAGTGGGAGAAGTAGatgagaggggaaaggagagagtgactgacaCAGGAAAGTGCAGGGGAGTagaaaataatgtttttaaaaaatgtttgctctAATAAAGACACTAATTTCACTGTAAATCTTTTATGAGTCTTCGCTAGTTGTAAAATGCATGTTAGATAGACGTCAGGCACAGGTACTCTTTTAACAGAACTGCTTTATTACTTAGTTGAGTGGAGAGAAGTAGCAGCCATTTTGATGCTGGGGTTCTTTGCAGATTGTAACCCCTTTTACTAAACcagcataagaattatccagaaatacttttgtatatgagtttttgaGAACACATAAATCTTTAAACTGACGACTTTGCAGCATTTTGCCtgggaaatattttttaacagatctatttatttatttattttatttatttattttaaatcttttctataccattgttaagATGGGtactgtcacaacggtttacagtaaggcacataaaagtaatgatactaaaatGTGTCAGTTTTCACAGGTGCCATGAGGtttggtaacatagtttgtaatcaATATTAATTGTTAAATGTAATAAATCATGTCCAGGTCTCTCTATATCAGTTTTGAGTATAAAACtagctttataattgtaacttatcctttagtgatgaactATCAATCTATTCAtttcactactactactactactactactactactactacttattacTTCTATAGCTTTACTCGACATGTGCAGAGCATGACCATGTATTCCTTTAAATAAGCTCCACTGAACACTATAAAATGTTTTTCAATGAAAGAATATTACATACAGAAGCTGAAACTATAGATCTTTCAGAATAAACTCTTCCCAGGAATATGATTCATTCATTCCTCCTAACCAAAAGAATAACAGGACAATGATACaacaatataaaatgttttatttattttaaaagcttaTAACTAGAAATGTTCACATGATGTCCAGTGCGAGGAACAAAGTACATACATAATTTtgttaaaactaaaataaataaaatgacatacCCACATAACACAAAAATGAATTAAAGGCGCCTCCAAAAATTAGTGCTTTAACCCCCCTTCCTAAATACTTTTATGTCATTTTCAATTCTAAGGTCCCAAAGAAGTACATTCCACAGGGTGGGCAATACAAAAGAGAAAGCTCTGCTTCTCACTAACTGAGAATGATAGTCATGAGTTGGCGGAATTGGTAACAATCTTGTCCCTGTTGATCTCAATGCACACTGTGGCTCATACCTTTGGCATTTTTAATGCAATTAAACAATTATTTTCCAGATAAACAATAATTTATACACCAATACTAACAATTTGAACTGGGATCTATATATGAGCGGAAGCCAATGGATTTCCTACAAAATGGGTATAATCTGATTACCCCAGCCAATGCCACTCTATAGCTGTGCCATGACATGCTGTTCCACTTGCAGAACACACAAACGCTTGTTGTGAAGGCCTATCCAAATac
This genomic interval from Rhinatrema bivittatum chromosome 4, aRhiBiv1.1, whole genome shotgun sequence contains the following:
- the GPX2 gene encoding glutathione peroxidase 2, translated to MAHVAKSFYDLQATNLEGEAVDFNIFRGRVILIENVASLUGTTTRDYTQLNELQSKYPRRFVVLGFPCNQFGYQENCVNEEILNSLKYVRPGQGFQPNFTIFQKCDVNGKDTHPVFAYLKEKLPAPDDDPFSLITDPKFIIWSPVRRSDISWNFEKFLIGPEGEPFKRYSRNFQTINIEPDIQRLLKLVK